In Magnolia sinica isolate HGM2019 chromosome 12, MsV1, whole genome shotgun sequence, a single genomic region encodes these proteins:
- the LOC131220087 gene encoding anthranilate phosphoribosyltransferase, chloroplastic-like translates to MIDVMLVCDKCVDGFHHHCMIIESLINGVDLSEEEAKASLDFLLSEANEVLISAFLILLRAKGESFEEFVGLARAMFKCCRKVEGMTDVVDIVGTRGDGTNTINISTGACILAAASGAKIAKQGNRSSSPGCVGFLYGCLSLFEYEQEALLQMYEMPLASETGVLPGEEQA, encoded by the exons ATGATAGATGTAATGCTGGTTTGTGACAAATGTGTTGATGGCTTCCATCATCACTGCATG ATTATTGAATCTCTGATAAATGGGGTGGATTTATCTGAAGAGGAGGCAAAAGCTTCTCTTGATTTTTTACTGAGTGAAGCTAATGAAGTTTTGATCAgtgcttttcttattcttttgagAGCCAAAGGAGAGTCATTCGAAGAA TTTGTGGGATTGGCAAGGGCAATGTTCAAATGTTGTAGGAAGGTTGAAGGAATGACTGATGTGGTTGATATTGTTGGAACAAGAGGTGATGGGACAAACACGATTAACATATCAACAGGGGCTTGTATTCTAGCTGCTGCCTCTGGTGCAAAAATTGCCAAG CAAGGAAACAGATCCAGTTCTCCTGGATGTGTAGGATTCCTCTATGGGTGTCTATCTTTATTTGAATATGAACAAGAAGCTTTGTTGCAGATGTATGAGATGCCTTTAGCAAGTGAAACAGGAGTACTACCTGGTGAAGAACAAGCTTGA